From Terriglobales bacterium, the proteins below share one genomic window:
- a CDS encoding Crp/Fnr family transcriptional regulator translates to MPPDIAAELEEISYTLLFPTGSVLFAEGDAARGIFVLAGGRVKLSICSGDGRTLILRLAEPGDVIGIPATLSGNPYEVTASAIGPCRCGFIKRDQFLRLMHAHKEICLGVAEQLRRMYCSACFEIRRIGLSHSAAEKLAELLVRWPTTNGDSPGRIRFPFSHEELGQMIGSSRETVSRVFASFKRKRLAELKGATLHIWDRAALEAVAAGDGNLTRLTKDRPQAAPESGTAEAHSDDRFHPDGV, encoded by the coding sequence TTGCCGCCGGATATCGCGGCCGAACTCGAGGAGATCAGCTACACCCTCCTTTTTCCCACCGGCTCCGTGCTCTTTGCCGAGGGCGACGCAGCCCGTGGCATCTTTGTCCTCGCCGGCGGAAGGGTGAAGCTCTCCATCTGCTCCGGCGACGGCAGGACCTTGATCCTCAGGCTGGCGGAGCCCGGCGACGTGATCGGGATCCCCGCGACCCTCTCGGGGAACCCCTACGAGGTCACGGCTTCTGCTATTGGGCCCTGCCGTTGCGGCTTCATCAAACGCGACCAGTTCCTGCGCCTCATGCATGCTCACAAGGAGATCTGCTTGGGGGTCGCCGAGCAGCTGCGAAGGATGTATTGCAGCGCCTGCTTCGAGATCCGGCGCATCGGCTTGTCGCATTCGGCGGCGGAGAAACTGGCAGAGCTGCTGGTACGGTGGCCCACGACCAATGGAGATTCGCCCGGCCGCATACGCTTCCCTTTCAGTCACGAAGAGCTGGGACAAATGATCGGCAGCTCGCGCGAGACCGTGAGCCGCGTCTTCGCCAGCTTCAAGCGAAAACGCCTGGCGGAGCTGAAGGGCGCGACCCTCCATATCTGGGACCGGGCGGCGCTGGAAGCCGTCGCCGCCGGCGATGGCAACCTCACAAGACTGACGAAAGACAGACCTCAGGCTGCGCCCGAGTCCGGGACGGCCGAAGCCCACTCCGACGACCGCTTCCATCCCGACGGCGTGTAG
- a CDS encoding SAM-dependent chlorinase/fluorinase, protein MQRMVTFTTDFGSSDHFVGAMKGVICSINPDVKIVDICNAVQPYDILDGALTVTQAYRYFPANTVHLVIVDPGVGTTRRPLVVTAEKHLFLAPDNGVLSLVYDREERLSVRHITAEHYFLQPVSHTFHGRDVFAAVAGWLSKGVEVAKFGDEITDFVRFGAPKPKPINEKLMKGIVLKVDHYGNLITNLTAKEVPQLLQTEPPAFKILVGKHEITKMKTAYAQGTPGEVFGIMGSMGYLEIATNRGAANRAVGAEKGSEVGVLLEEAVAASI, encoded by the coding sequence ATGCAACGCATGGTGACGTTCACCACCGATTTCGGCTCTTCGGACCACTTCGTCGGGGCCATGAAGGGCGTGATCTGCAGCATCAATCCCGATGTCAAGATCGTGGACATCTGCAATGCGGTGCAGCCGTACGACATCCTCGACGGCGCCCTCACCGTCACCCAGGCCTATCGTTACTTTCCGGCCAATACCGTGCACCTGGTGATCGTGGATCCGGGGGTGGGGACGACCCGGCGCCCGCTGGTGGTGACCGCCGAAAAGCACCTCTTCCTGGCGCCCGATAACGGCGTGCTCTCGCTGGTGTACGACCGCGAGGAGCGGCTCTCGGTGCGGCACATCACCGCCGAGCACTATTTCCTGCAGCCGGTGAGCCACACCTTCCACGGCCGCGACGTCTTCGCCGCGGTGGCAGGATGGCTGAGCAAGGGGGTGGAAGTGGCCAAGTTCGGCGACGAGATCACCGACTTCGTGCGCTTCGGAGCGCCCAAGCCGAAACCCATCAACGAGAAGCTGATGAAGGGCATCGTGCTCAAGGTGGACCACTACGGCAACCTGATCACCAACCTCACCGCCAAGGAAGTGCCGCAACTGCTGCAGACCGAGCCCCCGGCCTTCAAGATCCTGGTGGGCAAGCACGAGATCACCAAGATGAAGACCGCCTACGCCCAGGGGACGCCGGGCGAGGTGTTCGGCATCATGGGCAGCATGGGATACCTGGAGATCGCCACCAACCGGGGTGCGGCCAATCGCGCGGTGGGCGCGGAAAAGGGCAGCGAAGTCGGGGTCCTGCTGGAAGAAGCGGTGGCGGCCAGCATCTAG
- a CDS encoding tetratricopeptide repeat protein, with the protein MADPQAEDHYFAALDLFAEGKHDEAIAEYRKSIAIDPAFTDALHGLARAYQDTGRLDEAIAIAKRIAELDPGDILAHTSLSILYQKKGMIPEAEAEGNKARVLGWKQQLKEKK; encoded by the coding sequence ATGGCCGATCCGCAAGCAGAAGACCACTACTTCGCGGCGCTGGACCTGTTCGCCGAAGGCAAGCACGACGAGGCCATCGCCGAATACCGCAAGTCCATTGCGATCGACCCCGCCTTTACCGACGCGCTCCACGGCCTGGCCCGCGCCTATCAGGACACCGGAAGACTCGATGAGGCCATCGCGATCGCCAAGAGGATCGCCGAGCTGGACCCGGGCGACATCCTGGCGCACACCTCGCTCTCCATCCTCTATCAGAAGAAGGGCATGATCCCGGAAGCGGAGGCGGAGGGGAACAAGGCCAGGGTCCTGGGGTGGAAGCAGCAACTCAAAGAGAAGAAGTAG
- a CDS encoding sigma-54 dependent transcriptional regulator, producing the protein MASVLVCDDMRNICGMLEIALKKGGHKVETVNSGAEAKRKLDSAIFDVVITDIKMPLTDGIEVLRHARRVSPDSAVILITAVEDYEAAVQAVKVGAFDYIQKGPHLMDEVSVSVERAVQSLVLQRQNFALKRDAAVRNSLDNIVGASPAIEKLKETVRTVSSTASTVVVLGESGTGKELVARAVHACSPRASEPFVSINCGAFPETLLESELFGYVKGAFTGATQNKRGLFEVANEGTLFLDEISEMSLAMQVKLLRVLQERTLRPIGGTAEVPIDVRLIAATNKDLEHQVAEGQFREDLYYRISVIPIKVPPLRERCEDIPVLANHFLKKYVAAAGKSITSIRADSLQSLQDYDWPGNVRQLENTIERAVALESENELNIEIPQERPRARAAVAGDLPSGWSLPSEGVDMERYVAEMERAMISSALRQSNGVQTKAAEMLKLSYRSFRHLLKKYDI; encoded by the coding sequence GTGGCTAGCGTCCTGGTCTGCGACGACATGCGCAACATCTGCGGGATGCTGGAGATCGCTCTCAAGAAGGGCGGTCACAAGGTCGAGACCGTCAACTCGGGCGCGGAGGCCAAGCGCAAGCTCGATTCCGCCATCTTCGATGTCGTCATCACCGACATCAAGATGCCGCTGACCGACGGCATCGAGGTGCTGCGCCACGCCCGCCGCGTCTCTCCCGACAGCGCCGTCATCCTCATCACCGCCGTCGAGGACTACGAGGCTGCCGTCCAGGCGGTCAAGGTGGGCGCCTTCGATTACATCCAGAAGGGGCCGCACCTGATGGACGAGGTCTCCGTCTCCGTGGAGCGCGCGGTGCAGTCCCTGGTCTTGCAGCGGCAGAACTTCGCCCTCAAGCGCGACGCCGCCGTCCGCAACTCGCTGGATAACATCGTCGGCGCCAGCCCGGCCATCGAGAAACTGAAGGAGACCGTGCGCACCGTCTCCTCCACCGCCAGCACCGTCGTCGTTTTGGGCGAGAGCGGCACCGGCAAGGAGCTGGTGGCGCGCGCCGTCCATGCCTGCTCGCCGCGCGCGTCGGAGCCCTTCGTCTCCATCAACTGCGGCGCCTTCCCCGAGACCCTTCTGGAGAGCGAGCTGTTCGGATACGTGAAGGGCGCCTTTACCGGCGCCACCCAGAACAAGCGCGGGCTCTTCGAGGTGGCCAACGAAGGCACCTTGTTCCTGGACGAGATCAGCGAGATGTCGCTGGCCATGCAGGTCAAGCTGCTGCGCGTCCTCCAGGAACGTACTCTGCGCCCCATCGGCGGCACCGCGGAAGTGCCCATCGACGTCCGCCTGATCGCCGCCACCAACAAGGACCTGGAGCACCAGGTCGCCGAAGGACAATTCCGCGAGGACCTCTACTACCGCATCAGCGTCATCCCCATCAAGGTTCCGCCATTGCGCGAGCGCTGCGAGGACATTCCCGTCCTGGCCAATCATTTCCTCAAGAAGTACGTGGCTGCGGCAGGGAAGAGCATCACCAGCATCCGCGCGGACTCCCTCCAGTCCTTGCAGGATTACGACTGGCCCGGCAACGTGCGCCAACTGGAGAACACCATCGAGCGCGCCGTCGCCCTGGAGAGCGAAAACGAACTGAACATCGAGATCCCGCAGGAGCGTCCCCGGGCCCGCGCCGCGGTGGCCGGAGATCTGCCCTCAGGCTGGAGCCTTCCCAGCGAAGGCGTGGACATGGAACGCTACGTTGCCGAGATGGAGCGTGCCATGATCAGCAGCGCCCTCCGGCAGTCCAACGGGGTCCAGACCAAGGCCGCGGAAATGTTAAAGCTTTCCTATAGGTCTTTCCGACATCTGCTTAAGAAATACGACATCTGA
- a CDS encoding ATP-binding protein, with translation MGTEFNERSWLAWLVKVRIIIITFLVGIELAITRLTPTAVPEGLFIVSILLWYTISVFFVLLLSLWSDYRLQSKIQIFSDLVFSTAIIYVTGGIDTSFNFLYPLVIIVSSILLSRTWAYMTAALSFIAFGALLELSYFDRIHSYSVTHPDLKSLQATIFINLFAYTAIAYLSSNLSTKLRQVDVELADKSGALISLQALHENIINSMTGGLITTDLEGRITLLNAPGQKLLERRASDVFARPVAELFLDRLPTVGSTATRGEVRSVTPVGSEKHFAITVSALEVPDRGTLGYVYTFADLTEVRRLEREVRMRDRLSAVGRMAAGIAHEIRNPLASIAGSVKVLADISPLSEEQQTLVGIVTRESDRLNKIISDFLIYSRDKSYRFAVLDLVPLLEDTLTLLENRHQSGSAPVTVERRFSVTEAPAAADGDRMKQVFWNICENAARAMPDGGRLTVSLVEAGEFWRISFVDTGRGLSSQEIEKIFEPFQSGFDGGTGLGLAIVYQIVQAHDGKVAAQSSPGGGAEFVLELRRASVPAARAQDAAGVTRG, from the coding sequence ATGGGTACCGAATTCAACGAACGGTCCTGGCTGGCATGGCTGGTCAAGGTCCGCATCATCATCATCACCTTCCTGGTGGGCATCGAGCTCGCCATCACCCGCCTGACCCCCACGGCGGTCCCCGAAGGCCTCTTCATCGTCAGCATCCTGCTGTGGTACACGATCTCGGTCTTCTTCGTCCTGCTGCTCAGCCTGTGGAGTGACTACCGGCTGCAGTCCAAGATCCAGATCTTCTCCGACCTGGTCTTTTCCACCGCCATCATCTATGTGACCGGCGGCATCGACACCTCGTTCAACTTCCTGTACCCGCTGGTCATCATCGTTTCCAGCATCCTGCTTTCCCGGACCTGGGCCTACATGACCGCAGCGCTCTCGTTCATCGCTTTCGGCGCGCTGCTGGAGCTGTCGTACTTCGACCGGATCCACTCGTATTCGGTCACCCACCCCGATCTGAAGTCGCTGCAGGCCACCATCTTCATCAACCTGTTCGCTTACACCGCCATCGCCTACCTTTCCAGCAACCTGAGCACCAAGCTGCGGCAGGTGGACGTCGAGCTGGCGGACAAGAGCGGCGCCCTCATCAGCCTGCAGGCCCTGCACGAGAACATCATCAACTCCATGACCGGAGGCCTGATCACCACCGACCTGGAGGGCCGCATCACGCTGCTGAACGCCCCCGGGCAGAAGCTGCTGGAGCGGCGCGCCTCCGACGTCTTCGCCCGGCCGGTGGCCGAGCTCTTCCTCGACCGCCTGCCCACCGTCGGCTCTACCGCCACCCGCGGGGAAGTGCGCTCGGTGACGCCGGTCGGCTCGGAGAAACATTTCGCCATCACCGTATCGGCGCTCGAAGTCCCGGACCGCGGCACGCTCGGCTACGTCTACACCTTCGCCGATCTGACCGAGGTCCGGCGCCTGGAGCGCGAGGTGCGCATGCGCGACCGCCTTTCGGCCGTGGGACGCATGGCCGCCGGCATCGCCCACGAGATCCGCAACCCCTTGGCTTCCATCGCCGGCTCGGTCAAGGTGCTGGCCGACATCTCCCCGCTCAGCGAGGAGCAGCAGACCCTGGTCGGCATCGTCACTCGCGAATCCGACCGCCTCAACAAGATCATCTCCGACTTCCTCATCTACTCGCGCGACAAGAGCTATCGCTTTGCCGTCCTCGACCTGGTGCCGCTGCTGGAGGACACCCTCACCCTGCTGGAGAACCGACACCAGTCCGGGTCTGCTCCCGTGACCGTGGAGCGGCGGTTCAGCGTGACGGAAGCGCCCGCGGCGGCCGATGGCGACCGCATGAAGCAGGTCTTCTGGAACATCTGCGAGAACGCCGCCCGCGCCATGCCCGACGGCGGCCGGCTCACCGTGTCCCTGGTGGAGGCCGGCGAGTTCTGGCGCATCTCCTTCGTGGACACCGGCCGCGGCCTCAGCTCCCAGGAGATCGAGAAGATTTTCGAGCCCTTCCAGTCCGGCTTCGACGGCGGCACCGGCCTGGGGCTGGCCATCGTCTATCAGATCGTGCAGGCGCACGATGGCAAGGTCGCGGCCCAGTCGTCTCCGGGCGGTGGGGCCGAGTTCGTGCTCGAGCTCAGGCGCGCCTCGGTTCCGGCGGCGCGAGCGCAGGACGCGGCAGGAGTGACCCGTGGCTAG
- a CDS encoding type II secretion system F family protein, producing the protein MPVFTFSGKDAAGNKVSGERVAENKQVLAANLRRERIQNPVIKEKGKEFALPTIGGGKVATKDIAIFFRQFSVMIDAGLPLVQCLEILGANQENPVFQKCLTGVRTTVEGGSTLANAMRAYPKIFDDLTTNMIEAGETGGILDVILQRLAAYVEKAVKLKAAVKSALIYPVSVISIAVLVVGALLKFVVPIFANLFLGLGVALPLPTRITMGLSKFVGDFWWVMLGGLVGLFFGVKQMRKHPRGRYIFDKMMLNLPVLGMLLRKIAVARFTRTLGTLITSGVPILEGLSITARTSGNAVLEEALMKVRKAIEEGRTIVDPLKESGVFPNMVTQMIGVGEATGAMDNMLQKIADFYEDEVDAATKDMLTLLEPIMIAFLGVAVGGIVISLYMPLFAMIGKLAG; encoded by the coding sequence ATGCCAGTTTTCACATTCAGCGGCAAGGACGCCGCCGGCAACAAGGTATCGGGCGAGCGGGTAGCGGAGAACAAGCAGGTCCTGGCGGCCAATCTCCGCAGGGAGCGGATCCAGAACCCGGTCATCAAGGAGAAAGGCAAGGAATTCGCCCTGCCCACCATCGGCGGCGGCAAGGTCGCGACCAAGGACATCGCCATCTTCTTCCGCCAGTTCTCCGTCATGATCGACGCCGGTCTGCCGCTGGTGCAGTGCCTGGAGATCCTCGGCGCCAACCAGGAGAACCCGGTCTTCCAGAAATGCCTGACCGGCGTGCGGACGACGGTGGAGGGCGGCTCCACCCTGGCCAACGCCATGCGCGCCTATCCCAAGATCTTCGATGACCTCACCACCAACATGATCGAGGCCGGCGAGACCGGCGGTATTCTCGACGTCATCCTGCAGCGCCTGGCCGCCTACGTCGAAAAGGCGGTCAAGCTGAAAGCGGCGGTCAAGTCGGCCCTGATCTACCCCGTCTCGGTCATCTCCATCGCCGTGCTGGTGGTGGGCGCGCTGCTGAAATTCGTGGTGCCCATCTTCGCCAACCTCTTCCTCGGCTTGGGCGTGGCCCTGCCGCTGCCCACCCGCATCACCATGGGCCTGAGCAAGTTCGTCGGCGACTTCTGGTGGGTCATGTTAGGCGGACTGGTCGGGCTGTTCTTCGGCGTCAAACAGATGCGCAAGCACCCGAGGGGGAGATATATCTTCGACAAGATGATGCTCAACCTCCCTGTCCTGGGCATGCTGTTGCGCAAGATCGCGGTGGCGCGCTTCACCCGGACGCTGGGCACCCTGATCACTTCGGGCGTCCCCATCCTGGAAGGTCTGTCCATCACCGCCCGCACCTCCGGCAACGCGGTCCTGGAGGAGGCGCTGATGAAGGTGCGCAAGGCCATCGAAGAAGGCCGCACCATCGTCGATCCGCTGAAGGAGTCCGGCGTCTTCCCCAACATGGTGACCCAGATGATCGGCGTGGGCGAGGCCACCGGCGCCATGGACAACATGCTGCAGAAGATCGCCGACTTCTATGAGGACGAGGTGGACGCCGCCACCAAGGACATGTTGACCCTGCTGGAACCGATCATGATCGCGTTCCTCGGCGTGGCCGTCGGCGGCATCGTCATCTCGCTGTACATGCCGCTGTTCGCCATGATCGGCAAGCTGGCCGGCTAG
- a CDS encoding type IV pilus twitching motility protein PilT, whose product MAVTLSDLLKKMLEMNGSDLHLTTNSPPQVRVHGHLTPLEMPPLTAPETKQLAYSVLTDAQKHRFEENLELDFSFGLKGLARFRGNCFNQRGAVGAVFRVIPFEIKSFQQLGLPPVVAKLCEKPRGLVLVTGPTGSGKSTTLAAMIDKINTERHDHIITIEDPIEFVHQHKSCLVNQREVHADTKGFTEALRAALREDPDVVLIGEMRDLETIEAALRIAETGHLTFGTLHTNSAASTINRVIDVFPSHQQSQIRAQLSLVLEGILCQALLPKVGGQGRAMAMEIMVPNAAVRNLIREDKIHQIYSAMQSGQDKFGMQTFNQSLATLYFQKQITLETAMLRSSMQDELQEMINRGAGLTKSATAAAPAVRR is encoded by the coding sequence ATGGCCGTCACGCTGAGCGATCTGCTGAAGAAGATGCTGGAGATGAACGGCAGCGATCTGCACCTGACCACCAACTCGCCGCCGCAGGTGCGCGTCCACGGACACTTAACGCCGCTCGAGATGCCGCCGCTGACCGCCCCGGAGACCAAGCAGCTGGCTTACAGCGTGCTCACCGACGCCCAGAAGCACCGCTTCGAGGAGAACCTGGAGCTGGACTTCTCCTTCGGGCTGAAAGGCCTGGCCCGTTTCCGCGGCAACTGCTTCAACCAGCGGGGCGCGGTGGGCGCCGTCTTCCGCGTCATTCCCTTCGAGATCAAGTCGTTCCAGCAGCTGGGGCTGCCGCCGGTGGTGGCCAAGCTGTGCGAGAAGCCGCGCGGATTGGTGCTGGTGACCGGTCCGACCGGCTCCGGCAAGTCCACCACCTTGGCCGCCATGATCGACAAGATCAACACCGAGCGGCACGACCACATCATCACCATCGAGGACCCCATCGAGTTCGTGCACCAGCACAAGAGCTGCCTGGTGAACCAGCGTGAGGTGCACGCCGACACCAAGGGTTTCACCGAGGCGCTGCGCGCCGCGCTGCGCGAGGATCCCGACGTAGTGCTCATCGGCGAGATGCGCGACCTGGAGACCATCGAGGCCGCGTTACGGATCGCCGAGACCGGCCACCTCACCTTCGGCACCTTGCACACCAACTCGGCTGCTTCCACCATCAACCGTGTGATCGACGTCTTTCCGTCCCACCAGCAGTCGCAGATCCGGGCCCAGCTCTCGCTGGTTCTGGAAGGCATCCTTTGCCAGGCGCTGCTGCCCAAGGTGGGCGGGCAGGGCCGGGCCATGGCCATGGAGATCATGGTTCCCAATGCCGCGGTCCGCAACCTGATCCGTGAAGACAAGATCCACCAGATCTATTCCGCCATGCAGTCGGGCCAGGACAAGTTCGGCATGCAGACGTTCAACCAGTCGCTGGCGACGCTGTATTTCCAGAAGCAGATCACCCTGGAGACGGCGATGCTGCGCTCGTCCATGCAGGACGAACTGCAGGAGATGATCAACCGGGGCGCGGGTTTGACCAAGTCGGCAACGGCCGCCGCCCCGGCAGTGCGCAGGTAG
- the pilB gene encoding type IV-A pilus assembly ATPase PilB: protein MSQRLGDLLVKEKVITPEQLEQALKVQKESNQRLGSVLVKLGFLSDEDVTNFLSRQYGVPAINLSYFEIDPSVVKLIPQETAKRYQILPLSRVGASLTIAMVDPTNVFAMDDIKFMTGFNIEPVVASETAIMEGIEKAYGASHEEDLEKVMQSVSEFDADVELQAEEEEMGMEQLEKAADEAPIVKLVNLILTDAVKRGASDIHIEPYEKEYRVRFRIDGMLQTIMTPPVKLKDAITSRIKIMSKLDISEKRLPQDGRIMLKMQLGGKKKQLDYRVSCLPTLWGEKIVLRLLDKENLRLDMTKLGFEQESLTKFEKAILKPYGMVLVTGPTGSGKTNTLYSSISRLNTPDTNIMTAEDPVEFQLAGVNQVQMKEQIGLNFAAALRSFLRQDPNIILVGEIRDFETAEIAIKAALTGHLVLSTLHTNGAPETISRLMNMGIEPFLVATSVHMIVAQRLVRRVCKDCGEALDLPPQTLIEAGYTPEESKTVKPKKGKGCTTCNNTGYKGRCGLYEVMEVDDELRELILVGASAVELKKKAIERGMITLRRSGLIKVMNGETTLEEVARETVH, encoded by the coding sequence ATGTCTCAAAGGCTCGGCGATCTTCTAGTCAAAGAGAAGGTCATCACTCCTGAGCAGCTGGAACAGGCGCTCAAAGTTCAGAAGGAATCCAACCAACGGTTGGGGTCCGTGCTGGTCAAGCTGGGCTTCCTGTCCGACGAGGACGTGACCAACTTCCTCTCCCGGCAGTACGGCGTTCCCGCCATCAACCTCTCGTATTTTGAGATCGACCCCTCGGTGGTCAAGCTGATTCCTCAGGAGACCGCCAAGCGCTACCAGATCCTCCCATTGAGCCGGGTCGGGGCCTCGCTCACCATCGCCATGGTGGACCCCACCAACGTGTTCGCCATGGACGATATCAAGTTCATGACCGGTTTCAACATCGAGCCGGTGGTGGCGTCGGAGACCGCCATCATGGAGGGTATCGAGAAAGCTTACGGGGCCAGCCACGAAGAGGACCTGGAAAAGGTGATGCAGTCGGTTTCCGAATTCGACGCCGACGTCGAACTCCAGGCCGAAGAAGAAGAAATGGGGATGGAGCAGCTGGAGAAGGCTGCCGACGAGGCCCCGATTGTCAAACTGGTCAACCTCATCCTCACCGATGCGGTGAAACGCGGCGCCAGCGACATCCACATCGAGCCCTACGAGAAGGAATACCGGGTCCGCTTCCGCATCGACGGCATGCTGCAGACCATCATGACGCCGCCGGTCAAGCTCAAGGACGCCATCACCTCGCGCATCAAGATCATGTCCAAGCTGGACATCAGCGAGAAGCGCCTGCCCCAGGACGGCCGCATCATGCTCAAGATGCAGTTGGGCGGCAAAAAGAAGCAGCTCGACTACCGCGTCAGCTGCCTGCCCACCCTGTGGGGCGAAAAGATCGTGCTCCGGCTGCTGGACAAGGAGAACCTGCGCCTCGACATGACCAAGCTGGGTTTCGAGCAGGAGTCGCTCACCAAGTTCGAGAAGGCGATTCTGAAGCCCTACGGCATGGTGCTGGTGACCGGTCCCACGGGCTCGGGCAAGACCAATACCCTGTACTCATCGATCTCTCGTCTGAACACGCCCGACACCAACATCATGACCGCCGAGGACCCGGTCGAGTTCCAGCTGGCGGGCGTCAACCAGGTGCAGATGAAGGAGCAGATCGGCCTGAACTTCGCCGCCGCGTTGCGCTCGTTCCTGCGGCAGGACCCGAACATCATCCTGGTGGGAGAGATCCGCGACTTTGAAACCGCTGAGATCGCCATCAAGGCGGCGCTGACCGGCCACCTGGTGCTCTCCACCCTGCACACCAACGGCGCGCCCGAAACCATCAGCCGCCTGATGAACATGGGCATCGAGCCCTTCCTAGTCGCCACCTCGGTGCACATGATCGTGGCCCAGCGCCTGGTGCGGCGCGTGTGCAAGGACTGCGGCGAGGCCCTCGATCTCCCTCCCCAGACCTTGATCGAGGCCGGCTACACACCCGAGGAATCCAAGACGGTCAAACCCAAAAAGGGCAAGGGTTGCACCACCTGCAACAACACCGGCTACAAGGGCCGTTGCGGCCTGTACGAGGTCATGGAAGTGGACGACGAGCTGCGCGAGCTGATCCTGGTGGGCGCCTCGGCCGTCGAGCTGAAGAAGAAAGCCATCGAGCGCGGCATGATCACCCTGCGCCGGAGCGGGCTCATCAAGGTGATGAACGGCGAGACCACGCTGGAAGAGGTCGCGCGCGAAACCGTGCATTGA